The window TTGTCTCGCAACAACATCCTGGAGTGACTCATTCTGCACATATAACCTGTTGCATTACTTGATACATTAGAGGGGTTACCTAATGCTTAGGTAACCCCTCTCATGTAGCCATGTATGCATGCACAGACTGTAGACAAACTACAGGAACATCAGATTTCATGAGAGTGTCCTTTCCTGACTGCTGAGTCAAGAACAGGTGCATTGAATGAAGGCTCCTCCAAATTGTTTTCATTATCAATAATCACTCAATTTTTAGAATTTGTTTCGCTACATAACGTGAGAAGGCGATGTGCTGTTACCAGCAACGCTAGGTAATCGCAGCTAATGGTTCGCATCTGATGAAGACTTATTCGTGCACCAGCGGTCTGTAGAAAACGGCTCGTACCCCGTCGCTGTGTGCAGGACAACACGGACTACACCCGCATCCACAACGCAGAGTCACAAACTGTCAACGTCACGACTTCCAGAGCGCCAACCCCGACACCTACACGCAATCCCCCGTTCGCACTTCATATTCAATCAGTCAAGTTTTCAGGGCTTTTTCTTCCATCTATAACTTCCGCCCAACGTAAAGATGAAACACACATCGATCGCTGCCAGCCGGCCTTAATGTGACTGGACAGGTTGCTTAACAACCGGGTGACATTGCACATCAGCGCCAGGCAGGTGCCCTTTAGCAAAGCAGCAGATGCTGCGTTGCACCTCGAGGACACGGCCCTGGACCCTGCCCTTCAGAGGGAACCCAGCACCACTTACTGTGGAGATAATGGCAGTTTAAATGTACACACGAAAAACTGAAAGGGTCTTAATACTCGTTTCTTTCTATACGAGCCTGGAATCACAGTTAATGGACATAGAGGGAGGTgaaaaaagcaacttttttttttttttaagtcctGCTGACAGGAGACTACTGAGCTGGCCTGGCTGGAGGTTGGCTGGTTCATTAGGGATTCTCTCTGCAGTGACATCAGAGAAAAGCAGCCACCTTTTGCAACCGTCTCAGGCTGGGGAGCTACAGAGAGATACATGGAGAGCCCGCGTGTGCGGGGGAGAGAGACTTGGGCCCTTTGTAGACGAGtgggtatttttatttttttcgcTTGCAGCAGCCAAGACCACCTGGCACGATCCCCGTGTGTGTGCCAGTAACTCTGTTCTTTGATTTAAAATCCATATGCTCATTTACTTTTGTGCTAACGCCTTGCAGCTAATTGTTTTTGTGAATCCTTGTCTCCTCTCAGCATGCAGCGACTCTCTTTAGCAAAGGTTTGGTCCAACTAACCTGACACATTATAATGGATGAGTAGAGCTGTTGCCGATCAAAAAAATCATTAAGACCCTAAAAAACACACTCCAGTGGGCGACAACATCTACAAATGAACCACAATTGCTAAATCTAAAGTTGATACAGAATCTATGCCCATTTGTACCCTGTTACTGATGGACTTTGCAGTTCATTCATTGATTTCTACAACAGTGATAAATACAAGTGGATGGTTGGTTTTAAAGGGTAAAacagcttcacctgcagcatCAACTATTATATAATGAACTTTGCTTCAATTCAAACACACAGAATATTTACGTCACCGTCTTTGGAACACTGATTCATCCTTATGTCGGTTTTTACGTCCTCGTGACTGGAGCAGTTGCTGGGGATGCCTGGAGGAGAACAGATGATTTAGAGATTCTTTAGAGAACACTTCTGCCCTCCGGCACAATCAGAGCCTAcgtataaatgtgtgtgatcACCTGTCCAGGGTTCTTTTCTCCAGCGAAGGCTGACCCAGCACACTGACTGACAGAGGAAGCTCTCGTTTTGACTGTCATTGAGGTTACCTTCTGTAACCATCCGTTTTATTCCATATCAGGTTAACAAGCCAACGCAAGGGTAAACCTTATAGCAAATAAGGACAGGAAGGTGGTGCAGTAAGGCAAAAACACGAAGGACAACCGTTCAATCTTCAGAAAATTCCTTtcattggagaaaaataaagtctttGGGCAGAACAGCCAAAGCGCCACGTGCTGCAAAGCAAAACAAGGCTCAACTTCCCAGCCTGCTTGTTTGAACACCAGGATTCTGTATCTCCGAGCCAACATTCAGCCTGTAGAACCATTCAAAGGTCCAAGATGATCTCCAACCGGCTGCTGCACAAATGTCCTCTTTAAGTGCCTAAAAGGTAACCACTCCTGTAGTGGTTGAAAGGGCTTCAAAACCGAGGGCGCCAAAACTGAGCACcttggggaggaagggtttGAAATGAGAGGAATTAAAAAGTCATCCCTCCCCGACCCCAAACAAGATGGATGCACAGACCAAGCAGCAAGTCAGACAATCTGCAGTGGAGCTGCAGCATCtacctgaggaggagcagcaaatTCCAGCTGCAAGGACCCAGCCCATCACACCGGATGACTGGGGTCAGGTCCTGACTGGGTGGGCCTTCTCTAACCCAAACAACGTCTCAGACGCTCAAACCCATCGTGAGGAATATGAGCACAACCACTGTGCAACTGCCTGCAGGAAACTTTCAGGGCTCAGACTTCATGAGCAACAACATCCTCAACTCAGAAGAGATGGTCAAGCCTGGTTTCTCAGAACTGAAGAGAACAGGCGGTTGGTTAGATGAAGACAACGGGGGGATTTATTCAGAATAAGGGGATTTATTCAGGATTCAATAGaactgaggagctgctgcctttttaaagaaGACTTTGAATTAACAGGTGGTCAGAGCAGCCTCAAACCTTTAAAGGAGCAGAAAAGAAACTACCTGGAATTTTAAATTGAATGTTTCAAGACAATCTGGATGGTTTCTAAAAGTTTCAACAATGCAGCGAGAGAAAAGTCAAGTAGACAGTCAGAAATGGAGCACTGCAGTCCTCAGTGTCTCAGGGTTTTACCTGCAAGGTTCCATCCACAGTGCGGTGAATTATTTAAACTGTGGCAGGTTTGTGGGCGTCTGTGGGGCATCTGAGCCCCTGCAGAAAGCAGCTGGGTTCCccagcagaggaaaaagaatCACGTGCATGTTAGCAGTCAAGGAGAAGCTGCGTGATGGAACAGTGTGGAAGGTGTCAGTCCAAGAGCAGAGGCAGTTTGTTCTGTCTCCCTGACAACAGGCTGGAGACTGAACAATGAAATTGTAGTATAAAATCTAAATACGCAACACAAATTATTCAGAGTTAAAATGAGGAAGGTTTAAGAGCCTGGAAGCGTCTATTGAACCGCGTTCTCTTAATTCCGTCCGTTCAGAGGATCAGCGGCGTGGAATCTGCAGGCCTTTTCTCCACATCCTGTCAAAGATGCAGCACTTCTGGTGATGCAACAACCAGGGACACAATGCAATGAGAGGTCTGCTTAAATGCACATTGTTAGTCTGCACACTCAGGAAAAGTGAcgaaatgacagaaaaatatGAGTTAAAATATTTGCAACagtaacatttatttaaaaaatgcaataagGACTGGCATAAAAACACACGCTACTAAAATCAGGGTCTATATTGTACAAATGGTTTCAGGAATtgagtaaaaatgtgttttattcttaGAAAAAGTCATTGTGAGGTTAGACTGTATGTTTAGGATGCAGGGTCTCCAAGGAACAGTGCTAGAGAAAATTTAAAATATCATTAAAATGTTGCCTGTTCGAGGGCAAATGTTTGCACGCAGATGGCATTTCTTTGATCGCTCCATTGATGTTTGATGCTTTGATACAGCTTCTTTTCACGCCCTGTCTGCAGGTATTAAAAccgtctgtgttgtgtttgctgccCGGAGAGATCAGCCTCTGGAGCACTGCTGGTATCACTAAAACTGAATTACATTTTCTGCAGGGGGAGCAACATCTGGGTGTTCTGGGGGTCGGGGGCGGATCAGTGCAGGCAGGTGAGTCCACAGAGATTTGTCCTGTCTGTCGCTATCAACATAGCCAGTCAAATGATTAAATTCATCCACTCGAACAATAGCAATATTAGCCTGTACACAGAAAGGGATAGATAAATTGTGCACtaagaaatacattttattataGAAACATATGGATATGAAGATTTCCAGGAGCGATGCGGAGTGAGTGGAGATGCTACTGTGCACAGGACACAGTGTTTATTCTCAGCTAACAAGCACACCGGCTGTATTCTAATCTGCGAGGAGTGCGATGTTAACACTTCATCAGGCACCAGAGACTCTGGCCTGGAAACACGACGTCCTAACATCCTGTCCTAACACCTCCTCATCATTTTTTTGGCCCATGAGCTCCTTTGTTCTCCATAGCAACGGAGAAGGCGGTGATAAATATTTGGGAAGCATTGTTTCCCTGCAGAGGCACTAATTTAATTATCGTTTTTCTCGGCGTGATCTCCTTCGGTTCCCAATCAGAATTCCCGGTCCCATCCAGAGAAGTCCTCTTCTGCTTTGGTGTGATCGACAGGGAAACGGTCAAAGTTGATGTAGCAAGGGccctggaagaggagaggggaggataaAATGAAAACTGTGAATGCACACATTAAATCTCCTTCCCTTTGAGGGTGAGAAACTTTAACGAACGACGCACTTTAGATACGGTGACATATGGAAAGTACTGTTAAAATAATTCAGCAAATTTCCAGATGATTCTAAAACCCTCTCGCAGCTGCTGGATTTTGGACTTGCCTTGCGTATCAGTCGGACGGTGGGGGCGTCCAGCTGACTCATGCGCAGCTTGTGCCAGTTGATGCTGCTGAACCACCTGGGGTGAGAAGACGAGAGGGAAGAGACGTCAAATGTGCTGAGAGAAGCACCAAAACGCTCCGACAGCAGTGCTGCCACCGTCACCTGTGGTGTCGGACATCTTTGATTCCATTTTTGGTGTTTCCCAACCTCTGACCAGGCCGTGgtctgcagacaaacacacacacacacacacacacacacacacacacacacacacacacacagaagtcaGACATTAGAGAACAGTAAAAAGTGGATGTCCTTCATACATGTTACACAAAAGGGCTTTGTTTACCTGCATAGTTTGCTGATGATGGACTTGGACGCCTCACTCAGGTAAGGTGGATACTTGAGCACTCCGTCCAAAATCTTGGCATAAATTTTCTGAGGCTCTGAACTGGAAAATGGAGGGCTGAGAGGAAAGAAGAGTAAAGTGACTGAGGGACACCTCAGCGATAAACCATCACCTTTATTCCGCAGACTGGTCAAATTAGTCACATttctttgctgccatctagtggtttgattgtatttttatttttcagtttttttgggtttgttttttttataatcgTTCATTTCAAATTTAAACCATTTGAATGAGCAGTTACCTTCCTGCCAACAACTCAAAGATCAGGATTCCGAGGGACCAAAAGTCAACTGCAAAGTCATGTCCCTGGTTCTTGATGATCTCTGGAGCCATGTACTCAGGAGTGCCCACGAATGAGTACGTTTTCTCCCCACGCACCATCTCTTTGGCAAACCCAAAGTCCACCTGCGCCATAAAAGCCAGGACTTTAGCGCTGGCACGCGATGGCTCGCGCTACCTCTAAATTAGGAAATAAAGTCAAAGGTCACCAGTTTAATGTAGCCCTTCACATCCAGCATCAGGTTCTCGGGCTTCAGGTCTCGGTACATGATGCTCTTCTTGTGCAGGTAAGCGAAGGCCTCCACCACACAGGCGGTGCAGAACACAGCTGTGGGCTCATCAAAGCGCCCTCTGAAAAAATTAAAGGACTTAAAGGTTGAAGCAGCCTTCCACTCGCTTTTTTCGCCGCATTTCATGTCTCGCATCTGTCAGATTCTCCCAGCTGCAGCGGTTTGAGTGTGAACACATAAATAATGAAGGTGCAAttcttctttctctcacacTTCTTTGAGTTTGGTCCAGATCTCCCCTCCACCGCAGAACTCCATGATCATGTAGACGTAACACGTGTCTTTAAATGTGGCGTGAAGCCtaaagaggagagcagaaacgatgagtgtgtgtgtgtgtgtgtgttgtgtgtgtgtgtgtgtgtgtgtgtgtgtgtgtgtgtgtgtgtgtgtgtgtgtatgatgtcAACAGCTGGCATATCTGTGGCCGTGGATACCTCACAATGAAGTCGCACTGGATGGCTTTGAGGACCTTCTTCTCAAACAGCATGTGCTCCTCCTGTCTCTTGGCAACAATGTGCTTCTTGCTGACTCGCTTTATGGCGTAATACATCCCATGATTCACTGTGGTCATCTTGGAATGATGAGAAAATAGCGGTTAAGGCATAACTCTGACGTGCGCAAGTCAACGACCATGGTTCAGAATGAGGCAtctttaaatttagatttttaaagCGCATAACCCGCCCACCAGTTCAACGCGACCAAACCCTCCGACTCCCAGTGTGACAGGATCCCCCTGATAGCGGCCCTCCTGGTACAGCACAGGAACCAGATCCTTAAACCTCAGGGTGGAACTGGGACTATCGGAGAGACAGAACTATCAGTTCATTTAGCTTTTACATTAGCATGCTTTAAAGGTCGTCTCCTGACTCACAGAACATCAGAGTCACTGACCTGGACTTGGGCGGAGCCTGAGCCTCCTGTAGCACTTTGGAGCTGGGAGCAAACAGACAAAAGCTTATGTGAGCTCTCCTGAAGAGAAGGCTCCAAAGTTTACCTTTGTAGAACTTACTCATCAAAAACCTCCAAGTGTTCTACGGGAATCGTCTCTTCAAACACTCTATAAGGAAAGAAGGCTGCTGTTACTGCGGCCGTTGTTCTAGTGGATGAATTTAATCATTTgagaggaaacacaggaaagaaTACGCTCAAACTCACTCCTTGTCAATGCTGAGGCAGGTAACGGGGCCGTCCGCGGAGCAGGTGGCGGTTCTCAAGACTTCCCTGCAtggttgaaaatgaaaaataactaTCTTAAATGTTCCACTAAAAAAACACGTTACACATGTCGAACCAGGGAATAACGGTCTGCCAACACCTCCGTGAGGACAGCAGCGATATGAGACAGCGTTTCATGAACAGCTGCACTCATGTGGCTCCTGTCATGAGCTGGGAGATGAAATCACAGCCGGTCGCCGTGGAGACGAGCCGCATAGAGAAACCAAACCGTTAAATGTTAGCGTGGATTTAAATGGATTCGCGATTGCGAGTTTGGACCGTGAAGCTGTAATTTTAGGACGACCCGAGACGAGACCTGGCGCGCAACCTCCCGGCGGTTGTCCTCAGGCCAGggttctgttgccatggttaccgtATAAGGGCCTGCTCCCCGAAATGTTCCCCTTTTCCCATCCTGCGGATCTGCTTCTGATGCCCGTTGACGTTCTTAGTCACCAGAAcctaaagaaaaatgcaaagaagaggaagaaatgtCCATCCTGAATAATGTGTAATCATAATTAAACTAACATTACCTCTCCTTTCAGGATGATGTAGAACGTGTTTGCCTCTGCTCCTTCTCGAACGATGACATCCTTGTCCTGGTATTTCACCTGAAGGGGACAATAAATGGGACACGTTGCTGTTTTTATGTGCTAAACTTTACAACGCAAACGCAGTCCAACTGCAACTTGTATGAGGACATACCTCTTCCATTGAGTCAATGATTTTGGACAACTGGACGTCGTTCAGGTCCTTCAGAGTTCGAGACCTGTGAAACCAAAGGCGACAAGCTGAGTTGCAAACTGGCCTCAGCTGATGGGAGGAACCATTTGAGAGGGAACGTCAACCCACATCTTGAGGAAGCCCATGAGCTGCTCACGCCTCTTCTTGGACTTGTTGGTGATGATGGTCCTGTAGGTCTGTCGCTCCATGCACCACAGGCGCACAGCTGTCtttgctgcagcagagagggaacagACATGAACCACCACTGTTGTGCTTCTAACGGGGTCATTTTACAATGTTTGACGCTGACCTGTAACCGTTGCTGTCCGTTTGCAGTTGTAGAGGATGGCCAACTCCCCAAACACGTCCCCCGTGGTCAGGGTGCGGAGGTCCCGTCCACCCTGGGTGACCCGGAGCTCACCACCTAAGCAGAGGGAAGCCGTTTAAGTATTCCCTCCCATCAGCTGCAGTCCGCCGGACCTGAGGCGTGACCTCACCAGCTACGATGTACATGCTGTCTCCTTCTGTGCCCTCTTTGATGACGTGGTCACCCGGTTTGAAGCTGGAGACCGCTAAGAGATCCACCATCATGGCCGTTTGCTCGTCATCGAGGCGGCTCAGGAAGTCATTTTTCTGGATGGCTTTCACGATCAGGTTCGCCTCGCTGGTGAGgggaggtcaaaaggtcaactTGTGTTCACCCCCAGCAGGCCCCTCATGCAGCGCTACTGTGCAGGAGTGGCTTCGCAGTCACGGCTAAATGAGCAGCAGCAATAATTACAGACCTGGAATTTTTCTTGACCCTGGCGCGAGTAATCTCCACCGTCTCGTGGATGGGCTCGGTGGCGATGACAGCCGCACGGCTCTTCCTGACCTCGGGGTCAGCCTCATTAACGGGCTGAGAAGGGAACTCTGAAAGACAAGAAAAGCATATTTAGGGGAAACTCCTGAAAATGCCAGGAACAGCCTGATGTTAGTGCAGGACACTCACCCAGGTCATGATACTgactctgcaggttctgcaacagcttctccttctcctgcaatCTCTTTTCTgtaaaggatttttttaacGTCAAACACGTTATAGAAATGTATAGCAAACACATTACACATGTCGACTGATTCTGGTATAATAATCTGGCTTATGAGTAACGAGCCTATTTATCCGTCCTTCCTTTAAAAAGGTCTGAACTTAATCCTTATTTGCTGCTTATTATTCTACTGAAGTCACATCTGTGCTGGTTCAGTTATGCTTCATGCATGTGCTGCAGGGTTCTGGTCACATCTGTCATGTTATGGATCATGATGGCATTCTGGGAATGGGACCCTCATAAATGTGATCCTTAACTACGTCTTACTGCTGTGTCGAGTGCTGCTTAACGTCTTTGGATGCAGCTGCACTCACCCAGGTCTTTGttctgcctctgcagctccgTGTTGATCAGGCactgcttctccagctgctgtttcagCTCTTCTATTTGCTTCTCCATGACTACCGGGGAGGGAAAAGCGGATTAAATCACCAAACATGGTGGCGAGCAACACTCCCGCGGCACAATCGATGATCGTAGATGTTGGCCCGGTTGAACACAAACACGAGATAGAGCAGAGGGATTTCCACTGCGTGCAGCTACGCCGTGGCCTTTCTCACAAGGCCCAGAACTCAGCTGCGGCGGCTGCACACAGCGAGACCCTTGTTGAATAATGCACACTGATGATGGATAGACAACAGGGTGCTCTCACAATCCTGCCAACACCCAGACTTTGGCTGAAGATCCATTAATGTCAACCCCTCCAAGAACCTGCATTAACACGAACTATTCTAAGAGGTGAGTTTGCAGTCTGTGTATTTCTTTGTTCTCCACATGTGCTCGTGCAACAATGTTAGCCATAAGCGTGCAATTTAGTGGTGAAGACTGAAACCAGAACCACCTGAGAGCTGGTGTTCATGATCTTTCCAAAAGGCCTGATAGTGAGGTGTCCCTCTCACTGACGGGTCAAACGGTTCCGTCCCCGCCTGCACAAGGCCACAATCTCCACACAAATGGTCCTCACAGGTAAATAAACCCTGAGTCACATACGCTCTCTGTGTTCATCACATGACCTTACTCACTGCGGCCCCACCCTGAACATTGGACGGAGGACCATAAAGTCACCGAGCAATAGACCAACAAAGAGCGAGTGGCCAACGCAAACTCTTTGAATCAAGGAAGGTCAAGGAACGCTTGTCTGACGCAAGTCTGGGTGGGGGGTGATGTGCTCTTCCGGGCTGGAGGGTTAGACCGGCCAGCCCCGGCCTGTGTTGCAGGAAATCTGATGCAGCGGGTTCATTAAAGTTTTACAGAGAACACAATGGCGACAGGACACGCACCAGGCGCCGTTGCGCCACGCTGGGACGTCAGATTTGCCTCGGGTTTTTTATTATCCTGtcacgctcacacatgcagctccgCACAAACACAGTTAGACAGCTTTCCAGGAAAGAGAAATGGGCAGATGGAGCCGATAACCTTTGGTTGCTGGTCCTTATaatgaaggagaaggagggtttATTTATCTCAAAGCCTCAGGGCTCAAACATTG of the Takifugu flavidus isolate HTHZ2018 chromosome 19, ASM371156v2, whole genome shotgun sequence genome contains:
- the prkg3 gene encoding cGMP-dependent protein kinase 2, whose amino-acid sequence is MEKQIEELKQQLEKQCLINTELQRQNKDLEKRLQEKEKLLQNLQSQYHDLEFPSQPVNEADPEVRKSRAAVIATEPIHETVEITRARVKKNSSEANLIVKAIQKNDFLSRLDDEQTAMMVDLLAVSSFKPGDHVIKEGTEGDSMYIVAGGELRVTQGGRDLRTLTTGDVFGELAILYNCKRTATVTAKTAVRLWCMERQTYRTIITNKSKKRREQLMGFLKMSRTLKDLNDVQLSKIIDSMEEVKYQDKDVIVREGAEANTFYIILKGEVLVTKNVNGHQKQIRRMGKGEHFGEQALIREVLRTATCSADGPVTCLSIDKEVFEETIPVEHLEVFDDSKVLQEAQAPPKSSPSSTLRFKDLVPVLYQEGRYQGDPVTLGVGGFGRVELMTTVNHGMYYAIKRVSKKHIVAKRQEEHMLFEKKVLKAIQCDFIVRLHATFKDTCYVYMIMEFCGGGEIWTKLKEVGRFDEPTAVFCTACVVEAFAYLHKKSIMYRDLKPENLMLDVKGYIKLVDFGFAKEMVRGEKTYSFVGTPEYMAPEIIKNQGHDFAVDFWSLGILIFELLAGSPPFSSSEPQKIYAKILDGVLKYPPYLSEASKSIISKLCRPRPGQRLGNTKNGIKDVRHHRWFSSINWHKLRMSQLDAPTVRLIRKGPCYINFDRFPVDHTKAEEDFSGWDREF